DNA from Deinococcus deserti VCD115:
CATCACGGACGAGCAGGTCGAGGTCCTGATCGAAGAAGTCATGTTCGCCAGCCGGGCGATCGGCGAAGCGTCCGGATCCTGGTCCACCGGACACCAGGCCTCCAGCCCTCAGACCGAAGTGACGTCGGCCCGCAGCACGCGCCGTCGTCCACGCTGAGGCCTGCCCGTGGAACACACCATGCAGCGATACCAGCAAGCCGCCGCCGTCCTCTTTTTGTTCTTTGCCGTGTTCATCGTCTGGCAGGGCCTGAAACTCCAGTACTACACCCCCCTCGGCCCGGGTTCAGGCTTTTTCGCTGTCTGGCTCGGCGCCCTCCTCGGCCTCCTCGCCCTGATGCAGCTGGTCCAGACCATCCGCCCGGCACGCCCGGCCACCCCGCCGGTGATGGACGCCGACCTGAACGCGCCAGCAGAAGTTGAACCCGAACAGGTGCTGCCGGACCGTTCCGGGGTTATACGCATCGCCGCCGTAATCGGCGCGCTGATCCTGACCGCTCTGCTGCTGCCCCTGCTGGGCTTTCAGATCACCGCCTTCATCCTGCTTATCTTCCTGCTGCTGGGACTGGAACGCGTTCGCCCCGTCACAGCCGTGATTATCGCCCTCGTGTTCAGCGTTGGCCTGTTTCAGCTTCTGACTCGCTTCCTGAGTGTTGAACTGCCGCACTCCTCCCTGGCCGTACTCAAGCAGCTCGGGCTGTAAGGAGACCCGTTATGGAATCATTCACTGATCTGCTGCTCGGCTTCAGCGTGGCGTTGCGCTGGGAGAACCTGCTCTACGCGCTGGTGGGCTCCATCCTCGGGACCCTCATTGGCGTCCTGCCTGGTATCGGACCGGTGGCCGGCACGGCCCTCCTGATCCCTTTGACCTTCGACATGCCTGCCGTCGGCGCCATCATCATGCTGACCTCGCTGTTCTACGGCACCGCGTACGGCGGCACCATCACCAGCGTGCTGCTCAACGTTCCCGGGGAGGCGGCCTCCGCCGTCACCGCCATCGACGGTCACCAGATGGCCAAAAAAGGTCGAGCAGGGGCGGCCCTCGCCATCGCCGCCATCGGCTCGTTCGTCGGCGGCACCGTGGCCACCATCGCGCTGGTGTTCGCCGCGGGCAGCCTCGCCCGCCTGGCCCTGAACTTCGGACCGGTGGAATTCGCTGCCCTGACCGTGCTGGGCCTGTCGCTCCTGATGGGTCTGGCCGGCAAGTCCCTCGTGAAGGGCCTGATGATGGGTCTGTTCGGCCTGCTGCTCGCCCTGGTCGGCCTCGACCCGGTTCAGGGTCTGCCGCGGTTCACCTTCGGACACCTTGAACTGCTCGATGGCCTGAGCTTTGTGGCAGTGGTGATGGGTCTGTTCGGCCTGAGCGAGATCATGCTCCTGATCGAAAACCGCCTGCGTCCCGTGGTGGCGCACGCCATGAGTTCGATGATGCTCAGCCGGCAGGATGTCCGGGACTCCACGGCCCCCATCCTGCGTGGCAGCGTGATCGGCACGGCCCTGGGCCTGGTGCCGGGCATGACCGGCTCCGTGTCCTCGCTGCTTTCCTACGTTGTTGAACGCAAGTCCTCCAAGCACCCCGAGCGGTTCGGCACCGGCGCCATCGAAGGCGTCGCCGGACCGGAAACCGCCAACAACGCCCACGCCAACGGCGCCCTGATTCCCCTGTTCACCCTGGGGATCCCTGCCTCACCGACCGTCGCCGTGCTGATGGGCGCGTTCCTGATGAAAGGTCTGGTGCCTGGCCCCCTGCTCTTCACGGAGCA
Protein-coding regions in this window:
- a CDS encoding tripartite tricarboxylate transporter TctB family protein; the protein is MEHTMQRYQQAAAVLFLFFAVFIVWQGLKLQYYTPLGPGSGFFAVWLGALLGLLALMQLVQTIRPARPATPPVMDADLNAPAEVEPEQVLPDRSGVIRIAAVIGALILTALLLPLLGFQITAFILLIFLLLGLERVRPVTAVIIALVFSVGLFQLLTRFLSVELPHSSLAVLKQLGL
- a CDS encoding tripartite tricarboxylate transporter permease; the encoded protein is MESFTDLLLGFSVALRWENLLYALVGSILGTLIGVLPGIGPVAGTALLIPLTFDMPAVGAIIMLTSLFYGTAYGGTITSVLLNVPGEAASAVTAIDGHQMAKKGRAGAALAIAAIGSFVGGTVATIALVFAAGSLARLALNFGPVEFAALTVLGLSLLMGLAGKSLVKGLMMGLFGLLLALVGLDPVQGLPRFTFGHLELLDGLSFVAVVMGLFGLSEIMLLIENRLRPVVAHAMSSMMLSRQDVRDSTAPILRGSVIGTALGLVPGMTGSVSSLLSYVVERKSSKHPERFGTGAIEGVAGPETANNAHANGALIPLFTLGIPASPTVAVLMGAFLMKGLVPGPLLFTEQPELVWGVIASFYVGNIILLILNLPLIGIWVRVLLIPQAILIAIILALLVVGAYTINNSVFDIYVMLIFGVIGYLLRKLDYPIAPIILALVLGPLMERSLRQSLELSQGSAQIFLQSPIALTFLIAAALVLLSPTFRPLLTRWQRRRA